One genomic segment of Amycolatopsis sp. WQ 127309 includes these proteins:
- a CDS encoding DUF917 domain-containing protein → MREITLTDLADIARGAAILGTGGGGDPYIGRLLATAAIRADGPVPLVPLTDLDDDAVVLPVAMMGAPTVMVEKLPSAEQVGLAARTLAGYLGKELTHIACAEAGGVNSLIPVVAAAQLGLPLVDADGMGRAFPELQMVLPTLYGIRATPMSIADEKGNRGVLDTVDNHWAERLARSATIDMGCSAMISNYAMSGAQAREALVPGTLSLCAELGALVRSAREAHADPVAKVVERLGGRRLFSGKVVDVARRTVTGFARGEARLSGMDGDTGAELVLRFQNEHLVAERDGVVEASVPDLICTLERESGEAVTTEGLRYGQRVTVIAAPADPRWHTPEGLALAGPRYFGYDIDPIGVAG, encoded by the coding sequence ATGCGCGAGATCACGCTCACCGATCTGGCCGACATCGCGCGTGGCGCGGCGATCCTCGGCACCGGCGGCGGAGGCGACCCGTACATCGGCCGGCTGCTGGCCACCGCGGCGATCCGGGCGGACGGCCCGGTGCCGCTGGTTCCCCTGACGGACCTGGACGACGACGCCGTGGTGCTGCCCGTGGCGATGATGGGCGCGCCGACGGTGATGGTCGAGAAACTGCCGTCGGCCGAGCAGGTCGGCCTCGCCGCGCGGACGCTCGCCGGCTACCTCGGCAAGGAGCTGACGCACATCGCGTGCGCCGAGGCGGGCGGCGTCAACTCGCTGATCCCGGTCGTCGCGGCCGCGCAGCTGGGCCTGCCGCTGGTCGACGCCGACGGCATGGGCCGCGCGTTCCCGGAGTTGCAGATGGTACTTCCCACACTGTATGGAATCCGTGCGACGCCGATGTCCATTGCCGACGAAAAGGGCAACCGTGGAGTATTGGATACCGTCGACAATCACTGGGCCGAGCGGCTGGCCCGGTCGGCGACGATCGACATGGGCTGCTCGGCGATGATCAGCAACTACGCCATGTCCGGCGCGCAGGCCCGGGAGGCGCTGGTGCCGGGCACGCTCAGCCTGTGCGCCGAGCTGGGGGCGCTGGTGCGGTCCGCGCGAGAGGCGCACGCCGACCCCGTCGCGAAGGTCGTCGAGCGGCTCGGTGGCCGGCGGCTGTTCAGCGGCAAGGTCGTCGACGTCGCCCGCCGGACGGTCACCGGCTTCGCCCGCGGCGAGGCCCGGCTGTCCGGAATGGACGGCGACACGGGCGCGGAACTGGTGCTGCGGTTCCAGAACGAGCACCTGGTCGCCGAGCGCGACGGCGTCGTCGAGGCGTCGGTCCCGGACCTGATCTGCACCCTGGAACGCGAGTCCGGCGAGGCCGTGACGACCGAAGGCCTGCGGTACGGCCAGCGCGTCACGGTCATCGCCGCGCCCGCCGACCCGCGCTGGCACACCCCGGAAGGCCTCGCGCTGGCCGGGCCGCGGTACTTCGGCTACGACATCGACCCGATCGGGGTGGCCGGGTGA
- a CDS encoding hydantoinase/oxoprolinase family protein, which yields MRIGIDVGGTNTDAVLLDGHQVLASVKTSTTADVTSGIVAAIDGLQRQRAFDPAAVRAVMIGTTHFINALVEAHRLAPTAAVRLSLPAGASLPPMVDWPQRLVDAVSGRSYLVHGGHEFDGRHIAELDESELRKAADDMGAAGVRSVAITSVFSPVNAEFETRAAEIISAQLPDVAISLSHEIGRIGLLERENATVINAALRELAAHIVDGLAASITGAGITAPLYLSQNDGTLMDVDFARRYPVATFASGPTNSMRGAAVLSGLGTCAVVDVGGTTSDVGVLRQGFPREATTDVSVAGIRTNFRMPDVLSIGLGGGSRVRGNVTVGPDSVGYELTSKALVFGGDTLTATDIAVAAGRADIGDASLVAHLDRSLVRSALEKIAAEVSDVVERMRTSAEPLPVVAVGGGSVLLPAELAGCGEVHRPENYAVANAIGAAIAQIGGEVDRVYVIEPGRRESVVDEAKQEAIDRAVAAGASPVSVGIVDFDEVPIPYLPGNATRIRVKAVGDLQLGA from the coding sequence GTGCGCATCGGCATCGACGTCGGCGGCACCAACACGGACGCCGTCCTGCTCGACGGACACCAGGTCCTCGCCTCGGTCAAGACCAGCACGACCGCGGACGTCACCTCGGGCATCGTCGCCGCGATCGACGGCCTGCAGCGGCAACGCGCGTTCGACCCGGCGGCGGTGCGGGCGGTGATGATCGGCACCACGCACTTCATCAACGCCCTCGTCGAGGCGCACCGGCTGGCGCCGACCGCGGCCGTGCGGCTCAGCCTGCCGGCCGGGGCGTCGCTGCCGCCGATGGTCGACTGGCCGCAGCGGCTCGTCGACGCCGTGTCGGGGCGCAGCTACCTGGTCCACGGTGGGCACGAGTTCGACGGCCGCCACATCGCGGAGCTCGACGAGAGCGAGCTGCGCAAGGCGGCCGACGACATGGGGGCGGCCGGGGTGCGCAGCGTCGCGATCACCTCGGTCTTCTCCCCGGTCAACGCCGAGTTCGAGACGCGCGCGGCGGAGATCATCAGCGCGCAGCTGCCGGACGTCGCGATCTCGCTGTCCCACGAGATCGGCCGGATCGGTTTGCTGGAACGGGAGAACGCGACGGTGATCAACGCGGCGCTGCGGGAGCTGGCCGCCCACATCGTCGACGGCCTGGCCGCGTCGATCACCGGCGCGGGCATCACCGCGCCGCTGTACCTGAGCCAGAACGACGGCACGCTGATGGACGTCGACTTCGCCCGCCGCTACCCGGTGGCGACGTTCGCGTCCGGGCCGACGAACTCGATGCGCGGCGCGGCCGTGCTGTCCGGTTTGGGCACCTGCGCGGTGGTCGACGTCGGCGGCACGACTTCGGACGTCGGTGTCCTGCGGCAAGGGTTCCCGCGTGAGGCGACGACGGACGTCAGCGTCGCCGGGATCCGGACCAACTTCCGGATGCCGGACGTCCTGTCGATCGGCCTCGGCGGCGGTAGCCGGGTGCGCGGGAACGTCACGGTCGGCCCCGACTCGGTCGGCTACGAGCTGACGTCGAAGGCCCTGGTCTTCGGTGGCGACACGCTCACCGCGACCGACATCGCGGTCGCCGCGGGCCGCGCGGACATCGGGGACGCGTCGCTGGTCGCGCACCTCGACCGATCGCTGGTGCGTTCCGCGCTGGAGAAGATCGCCGCCGAGGTGTCCGATGTGGTCGAACGGATGCGGACGTCCGCCGAGCCGCTGCCGGTGGTGGCGGTCGGCGGCGGCTCGGTGCTGCTGCCGGCCGAGCTGGCCGGGTGCGGCGAGGTGCACCGCCCGGAGAACTACGCCGTGGCCAACGCCATCGGCGCGGCCATCGCGCAGATCGGTGGCGAGGTCGACCGCGTCTACGTGATCGAGCCGGGCCGTCGGGAGTCCGTTGTGGACGAAGCCAAGCAGGAGGCGATCGACCGGGCGGTCGCCGCGGGCGCGTCACCGGTGTCGGTCGGCATCGTCGACTTCGACGAAGTGCCCATCCCGTACCTGCCCGGCAACGCCACGCGCATCCGCGTCAAGGCCGTCGGCGACCTGCAGCTGGGGGCGTGA
- a CDS encoding cytosine permease produces the protein MASTVGVDDYALTRVPDHARYSWWSVAVQRFGQVSALSQFLLGATVGFGMGFWPAVLAFTLGSVILELITILVGVIGVREGLTTSMIARWTGFGRGGSALIGLAIGISLIGWFGIQSAVSAQGLVALIGGLPEWGWALVFGLLVTAIVVRGFHSMAWTAYVTVPAFLILVGWSVVSELTRHDLGALVSSAPPGPSLSLLQGTTLVAGGFIVGAVITPDMTRFNRSTSDVVKQTLVGITLGEYVIGLSGVLLAHAIGTAGITTIVTSSVGWVGLLIVIAGTMKINDWNLYSSGLGVVNFIGTVSGRKAHRGLVTAVLGLAGSVLAAAGILAKFTDFLTVLGVAFPPIAGIMVAEYFVVKKWRGDLESARARGTVPDDAPLWVPATLVVWVAAALFGEFVEWGLPSINSLVVAFVLYVVAGKLGLVRGFGSSRTAEAAPAVQTA, from the coding sequence GTGGCCTCAACAGTCGGTGTCGACGACTATGCCCTGACCAGAGTGCCGGACCACGCCCGGTACTCGTGGTGGTCGGTCGCGGTCCAGCGGTTCGGTCAGGTGTCCGCCCTGTCCCAGTTCCTCCTCGGAGCCACCGTCGGCTTCGGGATGGGCTTCTGGCCGGCGGTCCTGGCCTTCACCCTCGGGTCGGTCATCCTCGAGCTCATCACCATCCTCGTCGGCGTCATCGGCGTCCGCGAGGGCCTGACGACGTCCATGATCGCCCGCTGGACCGGTTTCGGCCGCGGCGGCTCGGCGCTCATCGGGCTCGCCATCGGGATCAGCCTCATCGGCTGGTTCGGCATCCAGTCCGCGGTCTCCGCGCAGGGCCTCGTCGCGCTCATCGGCGGCCTGCCGGAGTGGGGCTGGGCGCTCGTGTTCGGCCTGCTCGTCACCGCGATCGTGGTGCGCGGCTTCCACTCCATGGCCTGGACGGCGTACGTGACCGTCCCGGCGTTCCTGATCCTGGTCGGCTGGTCGGTCGTCTCCGAGCTGACCCGCCACGACCTCGGCGCGCTCGTTTCGTCGGCCCCGCCCGGGCCGTCGCTGAGCCTGTTGCAGGGCACCACCCTGGTGGCGGGCGGCTTCATCGTCGGCGCCGTCATCACCCCGGACATGACCCGCTTCAACCGGTCCACTTCGGACGTCGTCAAGCAGACGCTCGTCGGGATCACCCTCGGCGAGTACGTGATCGGCCTGTCCGGGGTGCTGCTCGCGCACGCCATCGGCACGGCCGGGATCACCACGATCGTGACGTCGTCGGTCGGCTGGGTCGGGCTGCTGATCGTCATCGCGGGCACGATGAAGATCAACGACTGGAACCTCTACTCCTCCGGCCTCGGCGTCGTGAACTTCATCGGCACGGTGTCCGGCCGCAAAGCCCATCGCGGGCTCGTCACGGCGGTGCTCGGCCTGGCCGGCAGCGTGCTCGCCGCGGCCGGGATCCTGGCGAAGTTCACCGACTTCCTCACCGTGCTGGGCGTCGCGTTCCCGCCGATCGCCGGGATCATGGTCGCCGAGTACTTCGTGGTCAAGAAGTGGCGCGGTGACCTGGAAAGCGCCCGTGCCCGCGGCACCGTGCCCGACGACGCGCCGCTGTGGGTGCCCGCGACGCTCGTCGTCTGGGTCGCCGCGGCGCTCTTCGGGGAGTTCGTCGAATGGGGCCTGCCGAGCATCAACTCGCTCGTCGTGGCCTTCGTCCTGTACGTCGTCGCGGGGAAGCTCGGCCTGGTGCGGGGGTTCGGCAGCAGCCGGACCGCCGAGGCCGCTCCCGCCGTCCAGACCGCTTAA
- a CDS encoding SDR family NAD(P)-dependent oxidoreductase, which translates to MHVLVTGGNAGIGYFAAEQLASAGAEVTIGSRDAAKAEAAAASIRSHVSGAKIRHVRIDLADLASLEPVADAVGALDALVCNAGVMLDAPPRRETADGHEMMFGTNHLGHFALVARLLPNLAPDGRIVTTGSFAAKSSSLDFADLQSERDYHPKRAYERSKLAQMLFALEFDRRLRAAGSKRLSVVAHPGGALDSLTPSRPPVHVRTAGQWLRGLPARALLQGKDAGARPAVRAVLGPDVAGGQLWGPRTFGLRGRPRLEPRWANLTEDPSAARLWAESVTLTGLDPLG; encoded by the coding sequence ATGCACGTGCTGGTGACCGGGGGCAATGCCGGCATCGGGTACTTCGCCGCCGAGCAGCTCGCCTCGGCGGGCGCGGAGGTGACCATCGGCAGCCGCGACGCGGCGAAGGCCGAGGCGGCGGCCGCGTCGATCCGCTCGCACGTCTCGGGCGCGAAGATCCGCCACGTCCGGATCGACCTGGCCGACCTCGCGTCGCTCGAACCGGTCGCGGACGCCGTCGGCGCGCTCGACGCCCTCGTCTGCAACGCCGGGGTGATGCTCGACGCGCCGCCGCGGCGCGAGACGGCCGACGGCCACGAAATGATGTTCGGCACCAACCACCTCGGCCACTTCGCCCTCGTGGCGCGGCTGCTGCCGAACCTGGCCCCGGACGGCCGGATCGTCACCACCGGCAGCTTCGCGGCGAAGTCGTCGAGCCTCGACTTCGCCGACCTCCAAAGCGAACGCGACTACCACCCGAAGCGCGCGTACGAGCGGTCCAAGCTGGCCCAGATGCTGTTCGCGCTGGAGTTCGACCGGCGGCTGCGGGCCGCGGGTTCGAAGCGGCTCAGCGTCGTCGCGCACCCGGGTGGCGCGCTCGACTCGCTGACGCCGTCGCGGCCGCCGGTGCACGTCCGCACCGCCGGGCAGTGGCTGCGCGGGCTGCCGGCCCGCGCGCTGCTGCAGGGCAAGGACGCCGGCGCGCGCCCGGCCGTCCGCGCGGTGCTCGGCCCGGACGTCGCGGGCGGGCAGCTGTGGGGCCCGCGGACGTTCGGTCTCCGCGGCCGTCCCCGGCTCGAACCCCGCTGGGCGAACCTGACCGAAGATCCTTCAGCGGCGCGGTTGTGGGCGGAAAGTGTCACGCTGACCGGGCTGGACCCGCTGGGCTGA
- a CDS encoding TetR/AcrR family transcriptional regulator yields MDNATGDEPARAGYRRSAGSPRGQARRRELLDKVTDDVAENGLVDFSLRRAARAAGTTHKVLLYHFDGTEDLLRQAVVTLRERRIGNALAAITAEPATLSARVRAAWHSLRDEEPRLRRVLDQAMGLAMYDPGRYAALGRGASQQYLPTLVSFCPAHWPDQRKLEVAEMILATLRGFLVDLLTSDDGSGAEAGFQALLRAVEREEAAS; encoded by the coding sequence GTGGACAACGCTACCGGGGACGAACCGGCCCGGGCGGGCTACCGCCGGTCGGCCGGCTCGCCGCGCGGACAGGCCCGGCGCCGGGAACTGCTCGACAAGGTGACCGACGACGTCGCCGAGAACGGCCTCGTGGACTTCTCGCTCCGGCGCGCCGCGCGGGCGGCCGGGACGACGCACAAGGTGCTGCTCTACCACTTCGACGGCACCGAAGACCTGCTCCGCCAGGCGGTCGTCACCCTGCGGGAGCGCCGGATCGGCAACGCGCTGGCGGCGATCACGGCCGAGCCGGCCACGCTCAGCGCCCGCGTCCGGGCCGCGTGGCACAGCCTCCGCGACGAGGAGCCGCGGCTGCGGCGGGTGCTCGACCAGGCGATGGGCCTGGCGATGTACGACCCGGGCCGCTACGCCGCCCTCGGCCGGGGCGCGTCGCAGCAGTACCTGCCGACGCTGGTGTCGTTCTGCCCGGCGCACTGGCCCGACCAGCGGAAACTCGAGGTCGCGGAGATGATCCTGGCGACCCTGCGTGGGTTCCTGGTGGACCTGCTGACCAGCGACGACGGCTCGGGCGCCGAAGCCGGGTTCCAGGCGCTGCTGCGCGCGGTGGAGCGGGAGGAAGCGGCTTCCTGA
- a CDS encoding alpha/beta fold hydrolase has translation MQVELSAGTAEYTDSGGPGPVVVLVHGLLMNGSLWDGPVADLAADHRCVVPTLPLGAHRRPVRADADLSLPGIARLLGEFLARLDLRDVTLVGVDTGGALVQLLMADGVARVSRVVLGSCEAFDNFPPGLTGKTVVTSGKLSPRLFGLFMQQMRLRAVRRLPIAFGRLTKRGDATTAGWVRPILTDAAIRRDAVRMLRAAGADPGFLREPAERLPAFDRPVLVVWASEDRVMPPEHGRRLAALLPKGKLVEVADSYTLLPLDQPAEFARLVREFTTR, from the coding sequence ATGCAGGTCGAACTGTCCGCGGGAACCGCCGAGTACACCGACAGCGGCGGGCCGGGCCCGGTCGTGGTCCTGGTCCACGGCCTGCTGATGAACGGCTCGCTGTGGGACGGCCCGGTCGCGGATCTCGCCGCCGACCACCGGTGCGTCGTCCCGACGTTGCCGCTCGGCGCGCACCGGCGCCCGGTGCGCGCGGACGCGGACCTGTCGCTGCCCGGGATCGCCCGGCTGCTGGGCGAGTTCCTCGCGCGGCTGGACCTGCGGGACGTCACGCTCGTCGGCGTCGACACCGGCGGCGCGCTGGTCCAGCTGCTGATGGCGGACGGCGTGGCGCGCGTGAGCCGCGTGGTGCTCGGTTCGTGCGAGGCGTTCGACAACTTCCCGCCGGGCCTCACCGGCAAGACGGTCGTGACGTCCGGCAAGCTCTCGCCACGGTTGTTCGGGCTGTTCATGCAGCAGATGCGCCTGCGTGCGGTGCGGCGCCTGCCGATCGCGTTCGGCCGGCTCACCAAACGCGGTGACGCGACCACCGCGGGCTGGGTCCGGCCGATCCTGACCGACGCGGCGATCCGCCGTGACGCCGTCCGCATGCTGCGCGCCGCGGGCGCCGACCCGGGCTTCCTGCGGGAGCCCGCCGAGCGGCTGCCGGCGTTCGACCGGCCGGTGCTCGTCGTCTGGGCGAGCGAGGACCGCGTGATGCCGCCGGAGCACGGAAGACGGCTGGCGGCGTTGCTGCCCAAGGGAAAGCTCGTCGAAGTGGCCGACAGCTACACGCTGCTCCCGCTGGACCAGCCGGCCGAGTTCGCCCGGCTGGTCCGGGAGTTCACAACGCGCTGA
- a CDS encoding DUF742 domain-containing protein: MQWGSVLEDGGAGMVRPYFRTHGRTRPTRDLPVETLVSTTPRGRAVVRGSSREESEICALLRTSQSVAEVAALRRIPLGVARVLLSDLADRGLVAVHTVRMTAGNRPSLDLMHRILQGLSAL, from the coding sequence GTGCAGTGGGGGTCCGTGCTCGAAGATGGCGGGGCGGGCATGGTCCGTCCGTACTTCCGCACCCATGGCCGGACACGGCCGACACGGGATCTTCCCGTCGAGACACTGGTCTCGACCACGCCGCGGGGGCGGGCCGTGGTGCGGGGGAGCTCGCGGGAGGAATCGGAGATCTGCGCGCTGCTCCGGACGTCCCAGTCGGTCGCCGAAGTCGCGGCGCTGCGCCGGATTCCGCTGGGGGTGGCGCGGGTCCTGCTGTCGGACCTCGCCGATCGCGGCCTGGTGGCCGTGCACACCGTCCGGATGACCGCGGGCAACCGGCCGAGCCTGGACCTGATGCACCGCATCCTCCAGGGCCTCAGCGCGTTGTGA
- a CDS encoding LacI family DNA-binding transcriptional regulator, translating to MPDKLDDVARLAGVSAATVSRALRGVPGVAERTRTRVLAAAAELGYAVSPAASSLATGRTGTVGVIVPYVDRWYFARLIAGVERVLREAGISLLLYNLGDDTGRTRFFAGLPLRRRVDAVLVLSLPLTAIERDLLLGLDVPLVTIGTEEPGADSVGIDDHGAAVTAMRHLVQLGHREIAFIGEDAPVPLGFTTPLRRLAAYREISHAVCREDGRAPDAAFETGGGFTVAGGERAMGTLLGLPRRPTAVFAASDEMAFGALRALRRTGLRVPDDVSVLGFDDHDLAELLDLSTVAQPVAELGARAGERILARLSDGKILTSPAILRTRLVLRGSTAPPTAR from the coding sequence TGCGCGGCGTGCCGGGGGTCGCCGAGCGCACGCGGACGCGGGTGCTGGCCGCCGCCGCGGAGCTCGGCTACGCGGTCTCGCCCGCCGCGTCGAGCCTGGCCACCGGCCGCACCGGCACGGTCGGCGTGATCGTGCCCTACGTCGACCGCTGGTACTTCGCGCGCCTCATCGCCGGCGTCGAACGCGTGCTGCGCGAGGCGGGGATCAGCTTGCTGCTCTACAACCTGGGTGACGACACGGGCCGCACCCGGTTCTTCGCCGGCCTCCCGCTGCGCCGGCGCGTCGACGCGGTGCTCGTGCTGTCGCTCCCGCTCACGGCGATCGAACGCGACCTGCTGCTGGGCCTCGACGTCCCGCTCGTCACGATCGGCACCGAAGAGCCCGGCGCGGACTCCGTCGGGATCGACGACCACGGCGCCGCGGTGACCGCGATGCGCCACCTCGTCCAGCTGGGCCACCGCGAAATCGCGTTCATCGGCGAGGACGCCCCGGTGCCGCTCGGGTTCACGACGCCGTTGCGCCGGCTGGCGGCGTACCGCGAGATCTCCCACGCGGTGTGCCGCGAAGACGGCCGTGCGCCGGACGCCGCGTTCGAGACCGGCGGCGGGTTCACCGTCGCCGGCGGGGAACGGGCGATGGGCACCCTGCTGGGCCTGCCCCGCCGGCCGACCGCGGTGTTCGCCGCGTCGGACGAGATGGCCTTCGGCGCGTTGCGGGCGCTGCGCCGGACCGGGCTGCGGGTGCCGGACGACGTCTCGGTGCTCGGGTTCGACGACCACGACCTGGCCGAGCTGCTCGACCTGAGCACCGTCGCCCAGCCGGTGGCCGAGCTCGGTGCGCGTGCCGGCGAGCGGATCCTGGCGCGATTGTCCGATGGAAAAATCCTGACATCTCCGGCGATCTTGCGGACAAGACTAGTCCTTCGGGGCAGTACCGCCCCGCCGACGGCTCGTTGA